A section of the Salvelinus sp. IW2-2015 linkage group LG7, ASM291031v2, whole genome shotgun sequence genome encodes:
- the LOC111966589 gene encoding U1 small nuclear ribonucleoprotein C: MPKFYCDYCDTYLTHDSPSVRKTHCSGRKHKENVKDYYQKWMEEQAQSLIDKTTAAFQQGKMPPTPFPGAPPPGGAMIPPPNLNGPPRPGMLPTPQMGGPPMMPMMGGMGPPPGMMXGPGMRPPMGGRMQMMPGHHMMRPPGHPMMMRPMMARPDR, from the exons ATGCCGAA GTTTTATTGTGATTACTGTGATACCTACCTTACTCATGACTCG CCCTCTGTGAGGAAAACACACTGCAGTGGCCGCAAacacaaagaaaatgtaaaagaCTACTACCAGAAATGGATGGAAGAACAAGCGCAGAGCCTCATTGACAAAACAA CCGCTGCCTTCCAACAAGGGAAGATGCCCCCAACACCATTCCCAGGAGCCCCACCTCCAGGGGGTGCCATGATCCCTCCACCAAACCTCA ATGGCCCCCCACGTCCAGGGATGCTACCAACACCCCAGATGGGTGGTCCTCCAATGATGCCCATGATGGGTGGAATGGGACCACCACCTGGAATGATGGMTGGTCCAG GTATGCGACCTCCAATGGGTGGCCGAATGCAGATGATGCCTGGACATCACATGATGCGACCTCCCGGTCACCCAATGATGATGCGGCCAATGATGGCACGGCCAGACCGATAA
- the LOC111966586 gene encoding protein ILRUN yields the protein MEGMDLDLDPELMQKFSCMGTTDKDILIAEFQRMLGFQLNPSGCAFFLDMTNWNLQAAIGAYYDLESPNINAPCMSFVGDVTIGEGESVPPDTPFTKTWRIQNTGAESWPPGVCLKYVGGDQFGHVNMVMVRSLNPQEMADVSVQMRSPLSPGMYQGQWRMCTATGLFYGDVIWVIVSVEVGGLLGVTQQMSSFQAEFNTQPARNVEGDYNPFASPQKHAGGHDNSHRDDSGLKDPADVWEGGPDRMQQEQNGLSHNSVNIATNGLQSNLVTYSQGIHEPYPFGQS from the exons ATGGAGGGCATGGATTTGGACCTGGACCCGGAGTTAATGCAGAAATTTAGCTGCATGGGCACTACCGATAAGGACATCCTCATAGCCGAGTTTCAGAGAATGCTTGGGTTTCAACTGAACCCCTCTGGATGCGCCTTCTTCTTGGACATGACCAATTG GAACTTACAAGCAGCCATCGGAGCCTACTATGACTTRGAAAGCCCCAACATCAACGCACCATGCATGTCTTTTGTTGGGGATGTGACGATCGGGGAGGGGGAGTCTGTGCCCCCTGACACGCCATTCACMAAGACGTGGAGGATACAGAACACAG GAGCAGAGTCTTGGCCCCCTGGGGTATGTCTGAAGTATGTTGGAGGGGACCAGTTTGGTCATGTGAACATGGTGATGGTGCGCTCATTAAACCCCCAGGAGATGGCTGATGTCAGCGTACAGATGCGCAGCCCCCTTTCCCCTGGCATGTACCAGGGCCAGTGGAGGATGTGCACAGCCACCGGACTCTTCTATGGGG ATGTGATCTGGGTAATCGTCAGCGTGGAGGTGGGAGGCCTCCTGGGCGTGACGCAGCAGATGTCCTCCTTCCAGGCCGAGTTCAACACCCAGCCTGCCCGCAACGTGGAGGGAGACTACAACCCCTTCGCCTCGCCACAGAAACACGCCGGTGGCCACGATAACAGTCACCGTGACGATAGCGGCCTCAAGGACCCCGCGGACGTCTGGGAGGGTGGCCCGGACCGAATGCAGCAAGAGCAAAATGGACTGTCACACAACTCTGTGAATATAGCAACAAACGGGCTCCAAAGCAACCTAGTGACTTACAGTCAG GGTATTCACGAACCCTATCCTTTTGGGCAATCTTAA